In Oncorhynchus keta strain PuntledgeMale-10-30-2019 chromosome 36, Oket_V2, whole genome shotgun sequence, the DNA window ggatgcatatgtgtgtgtatgcatatgcAATGTACGTCTTGTCGCTCAATATTGTGGAATGCACTACTTACATTGGACTTGCATCAGAAGTTCATTGCATAGTTGCATTTACACTTTTAGTAAGCACTCTATGTGTTACAGTTTTACAGATGTAGATATACTGCTATCTGATGTCAGCATTTGTCCGTTTTGGAAGATCTTCAGGTCTGTTCATCTGTGTAAAAGTTGCTTTTTACAAATGTACTGTATTTTTGGGGGGTATAACTATTACATTTTCAAATGACTAGCCATTGTACAGTTAGTGTAAATATAGTATCTTTCAGCAATCATGTTTCTTTTCTTTTATGCTTTATTTTTTACAAGAGCAGTTAGAGCCTAAATAAAGTGATGGTTTCTCCTGTTCAATAAAGTGATGGTTTCTCCTGTTCAATAAAACATGTGTGTTTTATTAAACTCCTCAAGGAATGCGGATTATGGTAAAAAAACTGTGATTCTGGGACAGTTGGAGTACTTGAACATTGAGATTGCAGAGTCAAATGAGGTTTCTCTTATGCTGTTCATTTGATATATTTGCACTTATTTGCTGACTGTACAGGTGAATGTATGCAGACGACTTAACACTAAACATTTTATTACAAATAATAATACATGACTAATTTGCACAGCAATGTGAAATCTCTGACTCCCTCTTGTAGGATGATGTTTAATCAGacacagtgagctccaaaagtattgggacagtggcACATGTTTTGTTGtcttggctctgtactccagcactttggattttaaaTGATACAATGAATATGAGGTTTCAGTGCAGACAGTGagatttaatttgagggtattttcatccatattgtGTAAACCACACTTTTtctacatagtccccccattttaggagaccaaaagtatttggacataTTCACTTACAGTATATGTGTATTCAAGTCGTCAAAGGTTTAGTGGTTGGGGACATATTCATAACACACAATGACTTAATCAGGCTTGTGActcagcaaatgcatccaacaagtttgtcgtttgttttggctgtgtaagggctatttgaccaagaaggagagtgattgtgctgcatcaaatgacctggcctccacaatcagccgacctcaacccaattgagatggtttgggatgagttggaccgcagagtgaaggaaagcagctataagtgctcagcatagatgggaactccttcaagactgttggaaaagcattccaggtgaagctggttgagagaatgccaagagtgtgcaaagctgtcatcaagtcaaagggtggctactttgaacaatttcaaatataaaatatattttgatttgtttaacacttttttggttacaacatgattccatatgtgttatttcatagtgatGTCTTCACGACTATTATACAATATAGGAAATAGTAAAAATgcctttgaaaaaaaaaaacttgaatgagtaggtatgtccaaacttttgactggtactgtaagttaATTTTCCCTaggtgctggagtacagagccaaaacaacaacaaatgtcactgtcccaatacgtTTTGGTGCTCACTGTATCTGTACGGTATAGCGAAACCAAGTCAATCCTTTGGGTCTTGAGGGAATTCTTAATGGTTTATTATTTCATTCATCCTTAAAAATCggtatacagtatatgtatacATGTTTCGTTATACAAAACAAATATCCAGATAAAAATACAGGTTTAAGATACAGCACCTGCATACAATATGTTAATAAATAAACAACAGTAATAAAGCTATTAGAATAATAATGCTGTCCACCTAAGCCCTTTAATAATGGACTATACCATCTGACTATACTCTTTAATAATGGACTATACCATCTCTGACTATACTCTTCCGTCCTTCTAATAAACTGATGATATTCTGGAGGGGGGAAAAATGGTAATCAGAATATGCTCATATATTCACTATAACAGTAGCATACAACACAACAGTAATGGATATGGAGAAATACATTACCTCTCTTCCAAAGGCCTTTGCCATTTCAGCTGCACCTGACCCAAACTACAAACACAAAAATATCAGTCAATTCCAGAATAATTTAAATTGCAACAGAGCCCATGCTGTAAGTTGTCATTACCTCGTTCTTCACATCGTGGTCGGCCCCACTGTCCAACAACAGCTGCACCAGCTCCTCATGGTTGTTCAACACTGCCACCTAGCAGACATACTCGTTATACTGACTGCTTGCCTTGTTCTCTATCAACTTTCCTGTCCCATGTCCTATTTCCTAAGGGGTCTCGCTGAGTTTGCACCATGAGTGGCACAACAAAGGTTTGTGAAGAGTGTGAAGTGTACCATAAGTGGTGTCTTGCCATCCTTGTCCCTGGTGTTGACATCAGCTCCGGCtctgatgaggagagaggccacCGCTGGGTTCCCACTGACCGCTGACACCCTCATCAGAGGAGTCCAGTGGGACACGGTGTCCCTAACGTCCAACTGAGACAACAATCAACATGCATTTTAGCCTCAAAATTAGAACTCTTTCACTTCCTTTAGTCTTTgataatgtggtccttctgtagctcagttggtagagcatggcgcttgtaacgccagggtagtgggttcgatccccgggaccacccatacgtagaatgtatgcacacatgactgtaagtcgctttggataaaagcgtctgctaaatggcatttattattattatattattattatattataatgaaaCTAAGGCTCTggataaaagtagtgcactttagtGGAGCATCGCAGTGCCAGAGGCCTCACTATagatccgggttcgatcccgggctgtgttgcagccggccgcgaccgggagagtcttgaggcggcgcacaattggcccagcatcgtccgggttagggcgTGGGTTTGGCCGCCTGGGATGTCCTAGTCCCATCGCGCTTTAGTGCCTCCTGTGGGGAGTCGggcacatgcacgctgacacggtagCCAGTTGTACGGTgattcctccgacacattggtgaggctggcctcgcaagaagcagtgcggcttggcagggtcgtgtttctgAGGACGCATGCCTCTCttacaagactgtaactaccatttggatatcacgaaatgtgtaaaaagttttctctttttttttagtAGTGCACtttacatgtacagtggggaaTAAAGTGCAATTTCAGACATGGCCAGCTTATAAAGCTCATAAATGCTGACACCAGTCTTACCTCACAGCCATCCTGGATCATGTAGGCTATGACAGCAAGGTGTCCTCCGTCAGCTGCCCAGTGGAGGGGGGTACAGCCCCCCATGTCCTGGGACTGCCACGTGGCCCCAAATCTCCTCAGGTACTTCACTATGTCCAGGTGGCCAAAGAAACATGCCAGCATCAGACTGACATAGATACAGTAAATGGTCAATCACAAACCTATTGTTCATTTACCCACAACGTTTGTACTGTAAATGTGAGCAAATACAGTAGAAGTCTATATGCAAAGGCAAGGTACATAATACTGTATGTGTTTGCACACCTGTCTTTCCCACTACCGTTCTTCATATTCACGTCTGCACCGTGTTCTACCAATTTGTGAACCAGTCTGAAAAAGATCCAAGTTCATAGAAAAGGTTTCAAGCATAATGGTGTCATTATTCCATTACTCGGAGAGCAAGACTCGCCCTGTAAGGTTTTACCTGGCAAAGCCTTTCTGTGCAGCCACCATGAGAGGAGTGAAACCGTGTTTGTCATTGACGTTCACACTGACTGTCCTGGAGAAAAATAAAGCATGACATTAACCATAAGAGTATCTCAAAATTCTATCCTATAGTCCATCTGCTCATTGCTCACCCAGACTCCAACACTCTGGTCATGTCCTCCTCATCATTCATGTTGACAGCACGGTGGAGGTTCTTCCCACTCATAGGCTCACCTGGATGACATTATATAGGTGTCAAAGAACATAAACGCATATAATTTTGATAAAGCAGATATGTCAACTGAAAGAGTGTTGTGTACTCACGtgtggtagagacagacacagccGGGCTGTAGAGGGACTCCCCAGTTGGTCTTGTGATTCTTAGTCTGTACTTATAGGACGTGCTGGGCTCCAAACTTTCTACAGTGTGGTGACTGCTGTACCCACTGGTGGTGAGCCAAAAGCACAGTTAAGCCTACTCTTAGATTATGTCAATTAGAATTAGATATTATTTTAGGCCCATAGGATGTAATCTATGAATAGCTTATACTCACACATAGATAGTCCCATATGTGTGTGATTTGGGGTCCATCTCTTCTACAGAGAAGCGGGTCCATTTCTCTGGTGAGCCTGTCCGTGGTTCAttctcctctgtctcccagctcAGGTCAATGCTATGGTGACTGACTTTACCAATGACAGGAGGAGTCGGTGCCTTGAATGGTTTATGGCTGCCTAAAGAACAGCACAGACATTGAAAGGGATAcggtgggggtctgggagagttGGCCTTAATCTTAACACATTTTACAGGCGAGCTATATATTACAGTACAGAGGGTTGCATTTCTGGCCATGGACACATGATGGCACTACTAGCTGTAAatgacacaaaacagaaaactttCTGGGACTTTGTTTTACCCGTTTTAGCAGACTGTGAACCAGTGAATGATTTGCCGAATTAATGAAGGTTAGGTCCAGCTTGCTGCAACTTTAAGCTGCACAGTAAAGCTAGGTAAAGTACTTAGCTAGCTAACGCGTGACAGTATAGTATAGCTACTAAATTATTTAGCTAACTAAACAATAACTTCACGTTCGCTAGCTAAACCTGCTGTAGTTTGCAATCCTGAATTTCTGAAAACAGTCTTTGATTCAAGACGGAAATCAAAGTAAACCTAAAATTGACATACCTGGATTTGTCATTGTCACAGAAAGCAGTTATCTTGTTGATGGCATTTTGTGGTTGCTATGGGAACCACATGTGGCATGTgcgggaaaataaataaataataaatgaaTGTGGCATGTGCGGAAAAAACCTGACGAAAATCCTTAGAACTGTTGGACAACCCGGTGTTTTTAATATAGGTTGAAAATATTTAACGTTATATTTTCAACCTAGTTAGTGATTTATCTTTTGCAGTATTCATCTCATTCTATATGTTTGCAACATTGTTGCAAATTCATAACGGTTCAGCTGCGCACACTCCTCCACACAGACCATGTTCTCTATTTTTGTCCTTTCAAACTATTGTTCTCTATTCTACTATGCTTTGGCCTGTCCCATCATTGCCTCATCTGTTGGGACTCTTCGGGATTAAGTGGCCACATGACCAATCCATCCTTCACTGTGTCGCCGGAGCACGTTTAATTATTCAGGCTCCCCCGCTTTGAGCAGGGCAGAGGCATTCGAAGCCATTTTATTTAGCTTGAACAACCTACTTTTAAATTATATAAAATCACTAAACATTCTTCAAATTCATTTTTGAGGCTGTTTCTCAACCATGGCGCAGGGCATAACAACCGGAGAGAAGTATTGGGAGGATAGAGTAGCCTTCGAAACAGAAGGAGCAGGTCAAGAACATGTGGAATATGATGATGCTTTGGAGTTTAATACATTTGACGGACTACCCTACTCCTCTCGATATTACACATTACTGAAGGAAAGGATGGCTCTACCAGTTTGGAAAGCCAAGTGTGATTTCATGGACAAACTGGCCAACAAGCAGTTTGTTATTGTCTCGGGCACTGCAAAAACTGGCAGAAGCTGTCAGGTGAGTTGATTACTCTCTCTTCTGACAATAACTAGGTTTTATCTAACGATACACTGAGTatagaaaacattaagaacatctgctctttccatgatataaACTGACCATGTGAATCCtgttgaaagctatgatcccttattgatatcactGTTAAATCGACTTCAattggtgtagatgaaggggaggagacaagttaaagaacgattttaagccttgagacagttgagatatggattgtctgtgtgccattcagagggtgaacgggcaatTCAAAAAATGTGTCTTTGAaagggttatggtagtaggtgccaggcgcactggtttgtatAAAGAACTGCAagtctgctgggtttttcacactcaacattttttcttgtgtatcaagaatggttcaccagcCAAAGAACatccaactgtgggaagcattggagtcgagtTAGCATCCcagtggaatgctttcgacaccttgtagagtccatcctCCAACGAATTGGCTGATCTGAGGGCAAAAGAGTGGGGGTGTATCTAATATTTGGTAGACTCAGTGTATATTTGTAATACATAATGACTATGGGTTGCATCCCAAAAATCGCTCCTTTCTCACAAATTGTGCACTTGTTCAATTCCCTTCATGGATTTGAAAGAAAATGACTCGTATAAGGGTAGGTGTATTGTGGAATCTCCCTCTAGTTTAGCCCATGTCTATACTAATCTAATGTTTTTACATGTGTGAGAAGTACTGAACCAATGCACACTTCAGGAAAAAATAAAGATTGTCCAACTGGTAAGTGAAATGAGGGGTTTAATGAATGCTCTCATTATGACTGAAGGATGTGAGTAGAGAAAGAAGAATCTGTTTTGACAGTGTTTCATGTTCTTATCATTCTTCCTGTGGCATGCTCAGATCCCCCAGTGGTGTGCAGAgttctgcctgtctgtccagTACCAGAATGGCATGGTGGTGTGCACCCAGGACCACAGGCAACACACAGTGGATCTGGCCCTGCGTGTAGCTGATGAGATGGACGTCAACATCGGCCATGAAGTGGGCTACAGCATCCCTCTAGAGACATGCTGCTCTAGTGACACTGTTCTCAGGTCTGTAAACACTATTTAACACACTGCTCACACActatttcacacacacagacacacacacacacacacactctttctcaaacacacatcacccccctctttccagtttttatttttaaagaagTGAACATAAGAGTTGAGGGGCCTCTTTTCAGAGGCTCCATTGCAGTTCCCAGCTCTAACTCTGAACATATCCCTTCTTCACCACTCCAGGTACTGTACTAGCGACATGCTGCTCAGAGAGATGAGGTCAGACCCCATGCTGGAGCACTACGGTGTCATCGTCATTGACCAGGCCCATGAGAGGACGGTCAGTACAGATGTTCTGCTGGGCCTGCTCACAGACATCGCCCTGCAGAGGCCCGAGCTCCGTGTGGTGCTCCTCACAGCTACACACCCAGGACCCAAACTACTGGGCCACTACAGGAATGTCCCACTGATCCAGCTGGAGGGCGTGTGTTCAGCGGAGGCGGTGTATACTGGT includes these proteins:
- the fank1 gene encoding fibronectin type 3 and ankyrin repeat domains protein 1, producing MTNPGSHKPFKAPTPPVIGKVSHHSIDLSWETEENEPRTGSPEKWTRFSVEEMDPKSHTYGTIYVGYSSHHTVESLEPSTSYKYRLRITRPTGESLYSPAVSVSTTREPMSGKNLHRAVNMNDEEDMTRVLESGTVSVNVNDKHGFTPLMVAAQKGFARLVHKLVEHGADVNMKNGSGKDSLMLACFFGHLDIVKYLRRFGATWQSQDMGGCTPLHWAADGGHLAVIAYMIQDGCELDVRDTVSHWTPLMRVSAVSGNPAVASLLIRAGADVNTRDKDGKTPLMVAVLNNHEELVQLLLDSGADHDVKNEFGSGAAEMAKAFGRENIISLLEGRKSIVRDGIVHY